A region from the Sphaerodactylus townsendi isolate TG3544 linkage group LG01, MPM_Stown_v2.3, whole genome shotgun sequence genome encodes:
- the LOC125439481 gene encoding HAUS augmin-like complex subunit 7 codes for MVAVNLYELLKKLGCPALEGVFLWKPEDIQRLLCTPSPHQLDILEWICISVYPPFRDQLASLGESQTDVKIKSMAKLGSDLMLCRASDLDLIEGKASTKKQHHFLEQLVAVIPTLQSMKASVSGSLSSTSSSQEDHFLEMVRKNEKFLKQVFCSPDLQAVLSPKCPPWSSDIKPLLLNEEAVRKRSRLPRVSLEKTLLEVSKELEETAAVLQDLRAQCSFLHGNPAGATQPLDNATMLQALKLAASDFGQLLVAFEQVYQSELQKHCERPVPPLSPCGPLFKALQRDLLLCVQELKSLAQITETSENIVNTVDRQQKEKIPWRGSAKATLPSKLKDLHEKYKVIYALLHELSVIKTPA; via the coding sequence ATGGTGGCAGTGAACCTGTATGAATTGCTGAAGAAACTGGGCTGCCCTGCCTTGGAGGGAGTTTTCCTGTGGAAGCCTGAAGACATCCAGCGGTTGCTGTGTACTCCCTCGCCCCATCAGCTGGATATACTGGAATGGATTTGCATCAGCGTGTATCCACCCTTCCGAGACCAGTTGGCATCGCTCGGGGAATCACAGACTGATGTGAAAATCAAAAGTATGGCGAAGCTGGGGTCTGACCTGATGCTGTGTCGAGCCAGTGACCTGGATCTCATTGAGGGAAAAGCCAGCAcgaagaaacagcatcacttcctgGAACAGCTGGTGGCTGTGATCCCGACTCTGCAGAGTATGAAGGCCTCTGTCTCTGGATCTCTCTCCAGCACTTCTTCAAGCCAAGAGGATCATTTTCTGGAGATGGTGAGGAAGAACGAGAAATTCCTGAAGCAAGTCTTCTGCAGCCCGGATTTGCAGGCTGTGCTGTCCCCAAAATGTCCCCCCTGGAGCTCAGATATCAAGCCCCTTCTGTTGAATGAAGAGGCAGTCCGGAAAAGGTCCCGTCTGCCAAGGGTCTCCCTTGAGAAAACTTTGCTGGAGGTCTCAAAGGAGTTGGAGGAGACGGCCGCTGTTTTGCAGGACTTGAGAGCACAGTGCTCCTTTCTCCATGGGAACCCGGCCGGTGCCACTCAGCCGCTCGACAATGCCACTATGCTGCAGGCCCTCAAACTGGCCGCCTCCGACTTCGGCCAGCTGCTGGTTGCCTTCGAGCAGGTGTACCAGAGCGAGCTACAAAAACACTGTGAACGCCCCGTGCCTCCGCTGAGCCCCTGCGGCCCCCTCTTCAAAGCCTTGCAGCGGGATCTTTTGCTCTGCGTGCAGGAGTTGAAAAGTCTGGCCCAGATCACAGAAACATCCGAGAACATTGTGAATACAGTTGACCGGCAGCAAAAGGAGAAGATACCATGGAGAGGTTCCGCCAAAGCCACGTTGCCTTCCAAGCTTAAAGATCTGCATGAGAAGTACAAGGTCATCTATGCCCTGCTCCACGAACTGTCAGTGATCAAGACCCCTGCCTAG